CGGCAATTTTACAAtagaaattacaaaagtaataAAGTCCAAAGTGTTAtgctaaaataataacaactatGGTATCATATTAAATGCCcttttgatatattttcatGTGGTATATACAACTAAGGTCAAACTATgtaaatcgtttatttgagaaaccctataagtcaagaaaacaaaatttttcaggaaacacgaaaaacatttttttggaaaaactttacattaaaataataaattaataattgaatacaaaaattttagcgTCTTTGAAAAAGATttcaacaagaaaaatttaattttttaacagaaactacttaaaaaaatcatttaaagttgattgacttatggggcttctcaaccaaacggaaaaaaaagttataaaatcattgtttttttaaatgtttccactcaaatcattcATTACACtcactgataaaatgaagtattaaatatgtatttgaactctgaaactcaaaaattacaaaaaattataattaatttgaagattataattagtcatataacagtcaacaataaaacaacatttgaaataaatttcccaaaaaagcgcgaattttaaataaaaaaaaaaaaaaacgatttctgtaaaactaaaactgcatatgtttatttgagtcattgacttatggggtttctcaattaaatgaaattgctgtaAACACgttaatttcttattaaacgctgatttgattcatattttgattgatttctatggaggaacatccaaagaacccaaaaatgcaaaaaacctaatttcgtaaaaaacatgacttatggggtttctcgaATAAACGATTCACGTATTAAAATGGTCGATAATTATCAACAATTGGGTTAAATTCCTTTTGGTGAGTTTCGTTGACAGCTAGAACGTACCCCCACAGTTTCATTGCAGTTGAACAGGCACGTTGAATTTCTTCAACTTCtgtaaaattcaaatcattcCGCCAGTGAATAGGCGCCCTTTTTAAATCACGGAACGAACTGTAACTATTGCCTGAAGTATTTATAGTATGTGTTTCCAAAAACTTTTCCACATTCGAATGAAAGTTCAGAccataaaattcaaacatttctTTCGCTTTATGCTGAAGGatgcaaaaattataatttttcaaatgtcgTACTTGAAAGTatgtggatatttttttttaagctcgaCGGCAACTTTATGATCTGATACCATATCGTTACACAGAACTTGTGGATCTGAGCAATCAGTAGAATATTGACACCATTCAAGTCGTCCACGCGATTGCATGATTCCTCGTGGATCTCTCACTAATAAAATCATGCGGGCTCCCAGGCTAGAATTAAAAgtattcgaaaattaattaatacttatattCATATAGAATtgcataataattaaaaagattaCTGCTTGTCCTCCAGTAACAATTGAGCAGATTCTAATGGCAGCCGAGTAAATTTCATCTGTTGTAAAGGATACAACCGACAAACTGCAGTTAAAAATATTGGATCCGAGCATAAGTCTCTTTGATTAACACAATGCGGCCACAAACCTTGATTGTCATTGTAAACCCATTGGTCGGGTTTGACGAAATCTATAAGGTGTTCTACGCACAATCGTGCAATTAtgttatttctttttcaaattcGCCTCTCAGTTAATCTGCTaccaaaattttcataaattaacgttaaataattgtcatttattcaaatgaaaactgtaaattataatcataCGTCAGCCGAAAGAACGTCACATGAAGAGATAAATTTCAACTTAcgtaatttatcaaatttacaattaaaaaatgtataaatatttttaattgcagcATTAACTAATAGGGGACCTCGAATGCGCACATGACTAAAGTCCTGCAGTGGTTcgtctaaataaaaattagcagGATGTGAATTAATAATGGCACTAGTAAAAGAACTTCCGGTTCTCCAGCCAGCAATAAGAACACTTCTCATTGGTCGACCGCCTTTTTCCATTAATAAGTCATCAAGattgctaaataaataaacaaaatacatGACGCCACAACTTATAAAtcttattatcataaattagaatatatctatattagggtgcttcatttcggagccagatttttaacttcccgctgagaaaatcgatgattttcaaaaaattcgggaagttattgatttcaccccgattttcaaaaaccgggttttcatcatgtcgacatttgaaggtgctaggatgctattctgacattttcagggcgatgtctgtatgtatgtatgtatgtatgtatgtatgtatgtatgtatgtgtgtgtgtgtgtgtgtgtgtgtgtgtgtgtgtgtgtgtgtgtgtgtgtgtgtgtgtgtgtgtgtgtgtgtgtgtgtgtgtgtgtgtgtgtgtgtgtgtgtgtgtgtgtgtgtgtgtgtgtgtgtgtgtgtgtgtgtgtgtgtgtgtgtgtgtgtgtgtgtgtgtgtgtgtgtgtgaagaagttaaacttttttttcgttcaaaacgttgattttttggcaagagatgacttattttctgtagccaagaattttttttcttaaaccaagaaattttcaattccgcttcaaaaataaatttttttggagcaaaagaatttttttaaacagaaaaTTTCATCATTTGTAGATGTTAATTTGattcatacatatattcaatagctcgtttataataaataatttgtgcTTGTCAGCATTtacatattaaaattaatagctAATGTGACATTCAAGCTTATTTAATGCATGATCAGATATCGGTATATAAATGCGCATTTTCCTGATTAAAGATATTCATTACATTCAACAGCGAATCGTAAGATTGTATCTCTGGACAAATgttagtataaatttttttttcatcgtaatcatttttcttaattattattaatatctgttattttatttttatactaataaaaagtttactttTAAATGACAAATAACTAACCCAACTACatggaattttataatttgtaattGACTTAAATACTCTGCTAGATGTCGTCTATCGTTTCACGATTAATGTCAAAGTAGGTCTAATTCATACCTCCATAAATCTGAGTAGGTCAAACTCCAGTCTTTGTAAGTCTACGTTggttcccgagtcgaaatctCAAGTCTGTTTTAATCGTAAAAGTTTCCGAACCCTTTGAAGTCTCATTTACCGCCTAAAACGAGACCTGTTTTGAGcgtcccgggtcaaaaataaaacttgattcaagctcgcttcaccttattttctttcgaagtgatcgatttgccgacgatttttcgataagatctcgactttttcgacttaaattaaatttttttcaactttttgaacttttttcatcataGTTGCAACTTACTTCaacttattcatattttttcatcttagtttcaacttatttcaacttattcatatttttttatcatactcgggaaaaaatgttcaggcctgatcagacatgagcaggcatgagtcttcaggcctgatcagacatgaaaaatgaccatgcctggccaggcctgatcaggcatgtgcaggtctgatcaggtctgttcatgcctATTCTGGTAAAacgattatatataaaaaatggtcctatataattatgtataattatgcataactatatacaattatatatgattatttctataaaaatgaaaaaaaaaaataaaaaatatgggagtgtctaggattcgaaccgtggaccttgcgcttGAAAGTTCGCCTCGTTACCTGTTGACCTAAGAGATTGAGTTGAAAAGTAGGTCTCGTACGAACTTCAAGTACTGAAAGTCTTAAGactcatgcctgatcaggtctgatccttTTTTTCCGggttatacgtgatagattcttggtcaaaaaattttatatctatgaacagacataaccaggcatgaacaggcctgatcaggcctgagcttgttcaacgcttcagacattaACAGACATGGAcatgcatgaacagacatggacaggtatgatcaggcctgaacgcatataacgcttcagacatgaacagacatggtcaggcatgaacagacatggacaggtatgatcaggcctgagtgtatttaacgcctcagacatgaacaggcatggataggtatgatcaggcctgatcatgtctaatctcaggtctgatcatacatgaacaggtatgatcaggtctaatttcaggcctgatcatacatgaacaggcatggtcaggactgatcattttttcccgggtagtttgaacttattcgcCTTTGcttcgagcacgatagtcattaaccttacttttgacttgctaaaccaagtcgaaaataagttatatattcgccttacttccgcctttatatatacaaattatttcaccttagttttgacttttttgtcttataatttaagtcgaataagtctaaaccaagtcaatttcgacttgatttcaactttttcgtcttaaatcgtgactatgTAAGCTagttaaaaaaagtcgagtttgtcttgtgaaaaacggctcccaatttcgacttggtaaaccaagtctaaatcaagttttatttttgacccggggtAGATGACggtttggaaaaataaatgtacGATTAAACCAGACCTGAGCAGTACCGTTTTAATCGTAAAGGTTATCAAAAGGTgtaccattattattattctttaacttattcattattattattatcatgacttattattattttacgacTAACTTATAACCCACCTCAGACAAGATCCAAATTTATCGGCCGTGGCGTAGAGGGTAAAACAATAGTCTGGCGAGCGTTATAGGTTTGAATCTTGGGTAGggcgaaaatatttaataatttatatttcataagtTAAGCGTATGTGTAATATCTAAGTGTGTAGTGTGATTATATCTCTATAAAACGAATAAGAGTCACCTCTCCTGACCTTGAAACTATAAAATCCTATCTCCAAATACGAtccagagtaaaaaaaaaataaaaattttgcttcTGTTGAAAATTGAtacatcaaaaaattaattaaataattgttataagaAACTAACAACTGTGCAtttcagaaataaaataaaatattcaaaattataattctttcTCTTTAAACTAAATATTTCAGCTCTGCGCTACTCGCAACATCGCCCGTGTACCTACTTTTATGACCGTCCCGGGTTCGGGGCCATAAAAGTTAATCCTTTCCGTACACAGCGCGAGCCTTTCACCCGCATACGCAGCTCTTCTACGCGAACATTTGGTCGCCAGATTTCGttcccttttttttatacataactttttattataaataattttacagaaCTTTCTCACGCTCTTAGGAAAATGGAAAACTCGAGAAACTTCCAAACCAGTTTTGTGAACCTTTTGTTAGCATACTGGCAGTCTGCACCAACTCGTTGCCGTTGTCACCAGTCAGTCATTCTCTGACCTCTCGTACCGAGCACATCAAGTGCTTCCGAATTGTCAATTTTCCTGACCAGCTTCGCAGCAGTTTACAAATATCAGTTTACTCAATCCTTTCTTAAACacagtgaaaataataacCGTTCAGTTCCAATTAATCCTAGTTTAGCGAGCAATTATTACCATCAAGAAACAAGTACGCAGCATCCAGAGTAATCAGCAGCTCGTGGTCATCTTTCATCTGCATCAGCTCACCCCGCACTGGTGTGACCGTGACATCCAGCCGCAGACCACCAGCACTCCACCAACAAACTCAGGTCTAAGTAAATTACAACCTGGGTTACTTTCGGTATTTACACAGATTCAATTGCTATTCTCTCTCGCATGTTGTCAATACTCTGACGCTCTAAGTGGGTCGCGCTCTAATGACTGACCTTTTGCCAGTTCGTCACAAGGTCTTCCTGAGTCTGGTCCCGGTTCACTTGCGACCGGGGCATCACCTTGTGACTCGTCAGTAGTTATAGCGGACCACATCTACTCTGGAGAGTCCTTTCGGGTATTCTCTCCTTACCGAGCGCACCATAATGGCTGACCTGCCCCCAGTCTTCGCCAAGGCCTTACCCCAGACTGGTCCCTGGTTCTCCGCGACCGGGACACCGCCTTGGCGACCCGTCAGTCGTTGTGGTGGATCGGCTAGATGAGAGTTTCGAGAGGTACCTACTGGATTCTCCCCTGACTAGTCCGCATCTGACCTCTTTCAGTACGTCATAAGCTCTTCCAGTGTCTGGTCCCGGCTCACCTGCGGCCGGGGCACCTCCTGGTGAACTGTCAGATGCCCTAGCAGACAGCATCATCTTCCCCTaatattactgttattattatatttcacattattattatttcaggtCTGATTTGATCGTAACTATGTCAGAATGGGACAAAACTCCTATGATTACGATCGAAACAGACCtgaaatttcgactcgggttcaTTTCAAgctttaacaattattatgtcctaaaaaatttaatataagttTTCAATGCTCATTTAGGTTCAAAGTATTCCTTAGATTTCGACTCGGTTATTTTTATGCAGagttttatacaattttttcagttttaatagaataaaaataaaatttcgattaCAGTTCCTATCAATCGAATACTTGATTGAAAAGATGTCGAAACTATTTTTCTTGATGATTTTATCCTTAGTTGGATTGTTGGCTTTGACTGGTGTCAATGCCAATTCACAGTGCTGGGAAAATGAAGACACTCAAGGCTGTCTGAACAAATGGGTGAGTTCAAAAGAATCAACGTTTGAGACAACAATTAACaacttattgaaaatacaaattttcatatgtTCAAATTCGTCCAATAATAGTTCGATAAAATCTAacgcatttaaaaatttttttttcagtgccaTGCAATTCAAGGATACTATTGTTGTAAAGGTTACAGATGTTATTCAGGCGTGTTGGATTCTGGACATTGTATAAAAGAATGAGGATTACTTCAAAATTGAGCAcgtaatatatacatatatatatgagaccGTTGGCAAAGTGAATATTGACAGATCTTCTTTcaacaatttcattttattttttttttttaaattaataatacattttgttaattcaaaaattgtatctgataaaaaactaaaattctattttggcttaaaaatattaactgaGCGCTAAAAtttaaccatcaaaatttTCCTCTTTCCTtggatttattttacttgtattttttatcattattttcatcagtcataaatttttcataaatttgttGTATTAtgacccgggtcaaaaataaaacttgatttagacttgcttcactttattttcttttgaagctatcgatttgccgacgatttttcgataagatgtcgacgttttcgactgaaactaaatttttttcaactttttgaacttttttcatcttagtttcaacttatttcaacttattcatattttttgatcttagtttgaacttattcgtctttacttcgagcacgaTAGACATCcaccttacttttgacttgctgaatcaagtcgaaaaaaagttatttattcgccttactttcgcattaatatataaaaattatttcaccttagtttagactttttcgccttatattttaagtagaataggtctaaaccaagtcaatttcgacttgatttcaacttttgtGTCTTGAATCGTGACTAAGAAAGCCAGTTAAGtataaaccaaggcgaaaactcatTGTGCTTCATATCTCCgcaaaaaaagtcgagttggTCTGTGAAAAActgctccaaatttcgacttggtaaaccaagtctaaatcaagttttatttttgacccgggaatgCTCTGTTGTTATCTCGGTAtcttccaaaatatcgattCTAGAGATTTAGTGCTAAGGATCTCTtgtgtagagaattaaatttactataaaaacgTTCCATACATTTTTACGATAACACTGATAGTTAAGTCAATATTTACGACTAAACATACATCGCATAATTGCTTtctaagataaaaatttacaattattttggACTCTAATATATTCCTCCAAATTATCACAGCTCCAAAATCATGATAAGGCTCTCACTTTCTTGTCATATAGTTTACtacatatataactttatatcagtatttcaaattttttaagatatttaTCACTTagactttattattatcagcaaATTGCATCCTCCAcatatatagttttatatacatacatttttaacatattgTGAGTTTTCTCAATAGTTACAAGTATGGACAGAGCTTTCATTTAAGGCCGctttaacaaaattataaaattaacgcATACAAAATATACAtagatttataataatcagtcaagattatcaattataaattatgaattattaataaaaattaatcatcagAATCCTCTTATAATAAaacttgtaaaatattatcgttttcagtatttttaatcagaaatatgtataaagtataaaattaataataaaaaagtatactctattatgtatataataaaaaaaaacccaagcAACCcgagacgaaaaattcaagtctCTCTGAGTCTCTGAGAGTCTCTAGAAGGCTCGCTGAGTCTTGCTGAGTCTCTCTGAATCTTCCTGAGTCTCTCTGAGTCTCCATTTTAAAGACCAGCAGACAATCGTGTTTCACATGGTCTCTTTGAGTCTCCCAGAGTCTCTCATTCAGAGACTATGAAAGACTCAGACTATAAAATTTCCCAGCAAACATTAAGTCTCCCAACACGAGACTTAAAGAGACAACTTACagactgtaaaattttttaagcaaacATGTAGTCTTTCAACACGAGACTTGGAGAGACTAGAGACTGTAAAATTTCCCAGCAAACATTTAGTCTCCCAACACGAGACTTACAGAGACTAAAAACTGGGAATTTCCCAAcagctttaaaatttatctcttCAACAAGACCAAAcagtaacaaaaattttataagtaggGTACGTTTATCTACGAACAATAGTGTATGtac
This genomic interval from Microplitis mediator isolate UGA2020A chromosome 2, iyMicMedi2.1, whole genome shotgun sequence contains the following:
- the LOC130678409 gene encoding uncharacterized protein LOC130678409, which translates into the protein MRIFLIKDIHYIQQRIVRLYLWTNFLSIEYLIEKMSKLFFLMILSLVGLLALTGVNANSQCWENEDTQGCLNKWCHAIQGYYCCKGYRCYSGVLDSGHCIKE